One segment of Paenibacillus rhizovicinus DNA contains the following:
- a CDS encoding ABC transporter permease subunit, whose protein sequence is MLVVPGFLLSILLFALAPAVLQADLRDGTLHFHWANGISSIRNYLQGIFSGESFHFLAGRTEHSFWEQIGAYFKVSFFYTVIGGVVGLTGGMFLGVYFAISRYRWMRRILELTSILPDFVIVLLLQFLVVYFASVTGVAVFQVASVSTDDPAIALPLISTILIPSNYMIRNVALQMNNAFAEDYITFARARGLGKSYIVFFHALPNVLPFIKADLHKFMGILFGNLFIFEYLYNLNGVTLFVFSNAFDYSGYQYSFVVNGLFTLSALYFIVYALLRAAIFGWEKVIVR, encoded by the coding sequence ATGTTAGTTGTACCCGGATTTTTATTATCCATACTCTTATTCGCACTCGCCCCCGCCGTGCTTCAGGCCGACTTGCGAGATGGCACACTGCATTTTCATTGGGCGAACGGTATATCCAGCATCCGCAATTATCTCCAAGGTATCTTCTCTGGCGAATCGTTCCATTTTCTAGCGGGCAGAACGGAACATTCATTCTGGGAGCAAATCGGCGCTTATTTCAAAGTCTCGTTCTTCTATACCGTCATCGGCGGGGTGGTTGGTTTGACCGGCGGGATGTTTCTCGGCGTGTATTTCGCGATTTCCCGTTACAGATGGATGAGGCGTATTCTCGAACTGACGAGCATCTTGCCGGACTTCGTCATCGTTCTATTGTTGCAGTTTCTCGTCGTGTACTTTGCATCGGTTACCGGTGTCGCCGTCTTCCAGGTGGCCAGCGTATCCACGGACGATCCCGCGATTGCCTTACCATTGATCTCAACCATTTTGATTCCGTCCAATTACATGATCCGGAATGTGGCTCTACAAATGAACAACGCGTTCGCTGAGGATTATATCACCTTCGCTAGAGCGCGCGGCCTCGGCAAATCGTACATCGTGTTCTTCCATGCCCTGCCGAACGTGCTGCCCTTCATTAAAGCAGATCTTCATAAATTTATGGGCATCTTGTTTGGCAATCTGTTTATCTTCGAATATCTGTACAACCTAAACGGTGTGACCTTGTTCGTCTTCTCCAACGCATTCGATTACAGCGGGTATCAATACAGTTTCGTGGTTAACGGACTTTTCACGCTGTCCGCGCTGTACTTCATCGTATACGCATTACTTCGCGCCGCCATCTTTGGATGGGAGAAGGTGATCGTAAGATGA
- the glmM gene encoding phosphoglucosamine mutase yields the protein MGKYFGTDGVRGVANRELTPELAYKIGRCGGFVLAGQAEKPKVVIGLDTRISGPMLEASLIAGLLSIGASVVRLGVVSTPAVAYLTRVLGADAGVMISASHNPVEDNGIKFFGGDGFKLSDETENEIERLMDAEVDELPRPEGGDIGTVTVNDSAKRIFVDFLKTTVSQSFSGLKIVLDCANGSAHEIAPTVFRELGAEVITVGAEPNGLNINDGVGSTHPEYLREEVLKHGADFGLSFDGDADRLIAVDENGEEVDGDFILCICGDAMKRAGKLKNDTVVTTVMSNIGFFKAAQKIGLNTAQTAVGDRYVMEEMRRGGFNLGGEQSGHVIFLDYNTTGDGILTALQLTETIVASGKKLSEQKKLMRKYPQVLINVRVADKNAYKSNPAIAAVIADVERELGDNGRVLVRPSGTESLIRVMAEGPEKEQVEAFVARIVDTVRAEIGVE from the coding sequence ATGGGAAAATATTTTGGAACAGACGGTGTTCGCGGTGTTGCCAATCGCGAGCTAACGCCTGAGCTTGCTTATAAAATCGGCCGCTGCGGCGGCTTTGTACTTGCCGGTCAAGCAGAGAAGCCGAAGGTCGTGATCGGACTGGACACGCGAATCTCCGGGCCGATGCTGGAAGCATCGCTCATTGCAGGTCTGCTCTCGATCGGCGCGAGCGTCGTTCGCCTTGGCGTCGTATCGACGCCGGCAGTCGCTTATTTGACGCGCGTTCTCGGTGCGGATGCGGGCGTAATGATTTCTGCTTCGCATAACCCTGTCGAAGATAACGGCATTAAATTCTTCGGCGGCGACGGCTTCAAGTTGTCCGATGAAACAGAGAACGAAATCGAACGTTTAATGGATGCCGAAGTCGATGAGCTCCCGCGGCCGGAAGGCGGCGATATCGGTACGGTGACCGTGAACGATTCGGCGAAACGGATCTTCGTCGATTTCTTGAAAACGACGGTCTCCCAATCCTTCAGCGGGTTAAAGATCGTTCTGGACTGCGCGAACGGTTCGGCGCACGAGATTGCTCCGACGGTATTCCGCGAGCTTGGTGCCGAAGTCATTACGGTTGGCGCTGAGCCGAACGGCCTAAATATTAACGATGGCGTGGGATCTACGCATCCGGAGTATCTGCGCGAGGAGGTCTTGAAGCACGGGGCGGACTTCGGTCTCTCCTTCGACGGCGACGCGGACCGGCTGATTGCGGTCGACGAGAACGGCGAAGAAGTCGACGGCGACTTTATTCTGTGCATCTGCGGCGACGCGATGAAGCGGGCCGGCAAGCTGAAGAACGACACGGTCGTGACGACGGTCATGAGCAACATCGGTTTCTTCAAGGCAGCGCAGAAGATCGGGTTGAATACGGCCCAGACAGCGGTCGGCGACCGTTACGTCATGGAAGAAATGCGCCGCGGCGGTTTTAACTTGGGCGGGGAGCAGTCCGGCCATGTGATTTTCCTGGACTACAATACGACAGGCGACGGCATTCTGACCGCGCTCCAATTGACGGAAACGATCGTCGCGTCCGGCAAGAAGCTCAGCGAACAGAAGAAGCTCATGCGCAAATATCCGCAAGTGCTGATCAACGTGCGCGTAGCGGATAAGAACGCCTATAAGAGCAATCCGGCTATCGCGGCGGTCATTGCGGACGTGGAGCGGGAGCTTGGCGACAACGGGCGCGTGCTCGTGCGTCCTTCCGGCACGGAATCGTTGATCCGCGTTATGGCGGAAGGTCCGGAGAAGGAGCAAGTCGAAGCTTTCGTAGCACGTATCGTGGACACGGTTCGCGCGGAAATCGGCGTCGAATAA
- a CDS encoding CdaR family protein gives MDKWLNHPTALKIISLLIGILMWAVVHFDSEETPNAVATGTETQEIDTVQIKPIGMDDKNYALRLLDPEEVHLTVRGSRSDLLLASHNNGYQVTVDLSKASDGRMVLPVKVNLPRGLELIEARPSNVTVVMERLLTKEFEVTINTEGTPGKGYKLGQPLVKPNSRVHVTLPSDEMNEVAMVGGTISVDGEEETVNDKKMKLAALDKDGNELTDAVISPNVVEVEIPITKPFKKLPLQVGFKGSLPEGLAISSFEQSVDAITIYGPQDVLDKYEFYDDLTIDLSQLKQSGTMELDVKPNKDVATVDPAKVSFDYTIVPAQSKILPKLPVTMIGLSEGLKAQITLPIDGHVDASISGAPNMLAQISSKDVQLVADLSGLGPGSHVVPLDMHLPRFITQPSNAPLSITVMITDGTTPPTTETTDGSTPTAGQSASNGGAAAGTGNGAVNSGSGNSGSKDAGNSAGNNPANSTGNSTGNGAGKSTGNSAANSTGNSAGTSTNTSGTEPGTDSIPVTGSSQPSNNGSINGSQETKTDDTPANANQ, from the coding sequence ATGGATAAATGGCTCAATCATCCTACGGCGCTCAAAATCATCTCCCTGCTGATCGGCATCCTGATGTGGGCGGTGGTACACTTCGACTCCGAGGAAACGCCGAATGCGGTTGCGACGGGGACGGAAACGCAGGAAATCGATACGGTGCAGATCAAGCCGATCGGCATGGACGATAAGAACTACGCGCTGCGCCTGCTGGATCCCGAGGAAGTACATCTGACGGTCCGCGGTTCGCGGTCTGATCTGCTGCTCGCTTCGCATAACAATGGTTATCAGGTCACGGTCGACTTGAGCAAAGCGAGTGACGGACGCATGGTGCTTCCGGTTAAAGTTAACCTGCCCCGCGGACTCGAACTCATCGAGGCTAGACCGAGCAACGTGACGGTCGTAATGGAGCGGCTCCTTACGAAAGAATTTGAAGTCACCATTAATACCGAGGGTACGCCCGGCAAGGGCTATAAGCTCGGTCAGCCGCTCGTGAAGCCGAACAGCCGAGTCCATGTTACGCTGCCGTCCGACGAGATGAATGAGGTGGCGATGGTTGGCGGAACGATTTCCGTTGACGGCGAGGAAGAAACGGTAAACGATAAGAAAATGAAACTTGCGGCGCTGGACAAGGACGGAAACGAGCTGACGGACGCGGTCATCAGTCCTAACGTGGTTGAGGTGGAAATCCCGATTACGAAACCGTTCAAGAAGCTGCCGCTGCAGGTCGGATTCAAGGGAAGCCTGCCAGAAGGACTAGCGATTTCGTCATTCGAGCAGAGCGTGGATGCAATTACGATTTATGGGCCTCAGGACGTACTCGATAAGTATGAATTTTATGACGATTTGACGATAGACTTGTCGCAATTGAAACAATCGGGTACGATGGAGCTCGATGTTAAGCCGAATAAAGATGTCGCGACCGTAGATCCGGCGAAGGTATCGTTCGACTATACAATCGTGCCGGCCCAGTCGAAAATATTGCCGAAATTGCCGGTTACGATGATCGGCCTATCCGAAGGTTTGAAAGCTCAAATTACGCTGCCAATTGACGGGCATGTCGATGCATCCATCAGCGGTGCTCCGAATATGCTCGCGCAGATCAGTTCGAAGGATGTGCAGCTGGTGGCGGATTTAAGCGGCCTTGGACCAGGCAGCCATGTCGTTCCGCTGGATATGCATTTGCCTCGTTTCATAACGCAGCCGTCTAACGCGCCGCTCAGCATCACGGTGATGATTACGGATGGCACGACGCCTCCAACGACGGAGACGACGGACGGCAGTACGCCTACGGCGGGGCAGTCGGCATCGAATGGCGGTGCCGCGGCGGGCACCGGGAATGGCGCCGTGAACAGCGGAAGCGGCAATAGCGGGAGCAAGGATGCTGGCAATAGTGCCGGGAATAATCCCGCCAATAGTACGGGGAACAGCACAGGCAATGGCGCGGGTAAAAGTACAGGCAATAGTGCCGCGAACAGCACGGGCAACAGCGCCGGTACCAGCACGAATACTTCAGGCACGGAACCGGGGACGGATTCAATTCCGGTAACCGGAAGTTCGCAGCCGTCTAACAATGGCAGTATCAATGGGAGCCAGGAGACAAAGACGGACGATACGCCAGCAAACGCAAATCAATAA
- a CDS encoding nuclear transport factor 2 family protein encodes MIQLPNSVKAYFHASNEEQLDSFLDAFKEDAYVFDFNREFKGLEAIRDWCKSDILDVHVRFDITDAWEQEGAYIVIASLDGEFDKTNLPDPLLLIHTFKLSEGKIQELHVSLP; translated from the coding sequence ATGATTCAATTACCAAACTCCGTTAAAGCTTATTTTCATGCATCCAACGAAGAACAACTGGATTCGTTTCTTGATGCATTTAAAGAGGATGCCTACGTCTTTGACTTTAACAGGGAATTCAAAGGCCTTGAAGCTATTCGTGACTGGTGCAAATCAGACATATTGGACGTGCACGTTCGCTTTGATATAACCGATGCTTGGGAGCAAGAAGGTGCGTATATTGTCATCGCGTCTCTAGACGGGGAGTTCGATAAAACTAATCTCCCCGATCCATTATTATTGATTCATACGTTTAAGCTGTCTGAGGGTAAGATTCAAGAGTTGCATGTATCACTGCCCTGA
- the cdaA gene encoding diadenylate cyclase CdaA, with the protein MNYFADMTWTVLIKDIIDISVVSYIIYKLILLVRGTKAVQLFKGILVLVVTWAISTWFDLYTLKWLMNQMFTLGVFAVLVIFQPELRRALEQLGRGKLFGRTSVEEQDISDRINAIIKALNYMAKRKIGALIVFERTTGLQDYTESGIRMESIVSSELLINIFIPNTPLHDGAVIIGGNQIKAAGCYLPLSENPFISKELGTRHRAAIGITEVCDAVSVIVSEETGQISLAVGGMIVRDIKEESLISKLYEELNPKLKTRERQGMKIPFWKRKGGNQHG; encoded by the coding sequence ATGAACTATTTTGCAGATATGACATGGACGGTATTAATCAAGGATATTATCGATATTTCTGTCGTTAGCTATATTATTTATAAGCTGATCTTGCTCGTTCGGGGTACGAAGGCCGTACAGCTGTTCAAAGGGATTCTCGTGCTCGTGGTCACCTGGGCGATCAGTACGTGGTTCGACTTGTATACGTTGAAGTGGCTCATGAACCAGATGTTCACGCTCGGCGTATTCGCGGTGCTCGTTATATTCCAGCCGGAGCTTCGCCGGGCGCTGGAGCAGCTCGGACGGGGGAAATTATTCGGCCGAACGTCCGTGGAGGAACAAGACATCAGCGACCGGATCAATGCGATCATTAAGGCGCTGAATTATATGGCTAAGCGGAAAATCGGCGCGCTGATCGTATTTGAACGCACGACGGGACTACAGGATTACACGGAGTCCGGCATTCGGATGGAATCGATCGTCAGCTCCGAGCTGCTTATTAACATTTTCATTCCCAATACACCGCTGCACGACGGTGCCGTTATTATCGGCGGCAACCAAATTAAAGCGGCCGGTTGTTACTTGCCCCTGTCGGAGAATCCGTTCATCAGCAAAGAGCTGGGGACGCGACACCGCGCGGCCATCGGCATTACGGAAGTGTGCGATGCCGTGTCGGTCATCGTCTCCGAGGAAACGGGCCAGATCTCGCTGGCGGTGGGCGGCATGATCGTTCGCGACATTAAAGAAGAATCGCTGATCTCCAAGCTGTATGAGGAGCTGAACCCTAAGCTGAAGACGCGCGAGCGCCAAGGCATGAAGATTCCTTTCTGGAAGCGGAAAGGAGGCAATCAGCATGGATAA
- a CDS encoding ABC transporter permease, protein MNKTLLLGLIITIFMLCASLFGKYVAPHDLNESAQVSSSGGELIVPPFPPSKNYPLGTDKYGYDILAKLLAGSKYTIFVAFSVAFARMAIGSTIGLLLGYFGKAKASRGGQVPIWNMLNGIPVFVIVWMIMIGISINPAPSAPTMTLILAVVLTILGIPSVAGTMKDKTAIIREKQFVLSARSIGAGSWSIMWKHVLQHLKESFLILFVQEIVLILGLFGQLAILNIFVGGTRQFRDPIEYVSRTNEWSGLIGQSRDYLFAYQWVLFMPLAAYIVFILGFHLISLGLEKHYRTTYAKVSQI, encoded by the coding sequence ATGAACAAAACGCTGTTACTCGGCTTGATCATTACAATCTTCATGCTTTGCGCTTCCCTATTCGGCAAATACGTCGCGCCTCACGACCTGAACGAGTCCGCACAGGTGAGCTCCAGCGGCGGCGAGTTGATAGTTCCGCCGTTCCCGCCGTCGAAGAATTACCCCCTTGGCACCGACAAATACGGATACGATATCCTCGCCAAGCTTCTCGCCGGATCGAAGTACACGATTTTCGTCGCGTTCTCGGTTGCCTTCGCCCGCATGGCGATCGGCAGCACGATTGGCCTGCTGCTCGGTTACTTCGGTAAGGCGAAAGCGTCGCGCGGCGGGCAAGTGCCGATCTGGAACATGCTAAACGGCATTCCGGTCTTCGTCATCGTCTGGATGATCATGATCGGCATATCGATAAATCCTGCGCCTTCCGCGCCAACGATGACGCTCATCCTAGCTGTCGTACTAACGATTCTCGGGATTCCTTCCGTCGCCGGCACGATGAAGGACAAGACGGCGATCATCCGCGAGAAACAGTTCGTGTTGTCAGCCCGCTCGATCGGGGCCGGTTCATGGTCGATTATGTGGAAGCACGTATTGCAGCATTTAAAGGAAAGCTTCCTCATCCTTTTCGTGCAGGAAATCGTGCTCATTCTAGGCTTGTTCGGTCAGCTGGCGATTCTGAACATCTTCGTCGGCGGTACGAGACAATTTAGAGATCCGATCGAATACGTTAGCCGGACGAATGAATGGAGCGGCCTCATCGGCCAGTCGCGCGACTACCTGTTCGCCTACCAATGGGTACTTTTCATGCCACTCGCCGCCTATATCGTCTTCATCCTAGGCTTCCATCTTATCTCACTCGGGTTGGAGAAGCATTACCGTACGACCTACGCGAAGGTATCACAAATATAA
- a CDS encoding zf-HC2 domain-containing protein, protein MNCNVAVMLMHDYLDDELPHDDIAGLKAHLDSCPACRTRMEQLEQTEALTHRMMDTHFVVTAEQSSQLTQRIMSSLPVKRRRTGSGFSRWVRNHPAVSVAAVFVLVMFSSFLAMWQQDSQLAVRGPDLAEVVIKGDTVTVPAGAHINGDLTVENGKANVLGEVDGDVTVISGSLYEASTAHISGEVKQIDQALDWFWYKVTTSISSLAY, encoded by the coding sequence ATGAATTGCAACGTCGCTGTCATGCTGATGCATGATTATTTGGACGACGAGCTGCCCCATGACGATATCGCCGGGCTTAAAGCTCATCTTGATTCCTGCCCGGCATGCCGCACCCGGATGGAACAGCTGGAACAGACGGAAGCGCTCACGCACAGGATGATGGATACGCATTTCGTCGTTACAGCCGAACAATCCTCTCAGTTAACACAGCGCATCATGAGCTCACTGCCGGTCAAGCGCCGCAGAACCGGTTCTGGCTTCTCTAGATGGGTCAGGAATCATCCTGCCGTTTCGGTTGCCGCCGTGTTCGTGCTCGTTATGTTCTCCAGTTTCCTGGCGATGTGGCAGCAAGATAGCCAACTAGCCGTTCGGGGACCTGATTTGGCTGAAGTCGTAATCAAGGGCGATACCGTCACCGTGCCTGCGGGCGCGCATATTAACGGCGATCTCACGGTCGAGAACGGAAAAGCGAACGTACTTGGCGAGGTGGACGGGGATGTTACGGTGATCTCGGGATCGTTGTACGAGGCCTCCACTGCTCATATTTCTGGAGAAGTAAAACAGATTGACCAGGCGCTGGACTGGTTTTGGTACAAAGTTACGACTTCCATCAGCAGTTTGGCCTATTGA
- a CDS encoding SDR family oxidoreductase, producing MNFASYENEFQGKRALVTGGTKGMGYAIVKRLAQAGATVLTTARTIPTNYDIPGVQFIQADITKPEGTAVLVEAVKEKLGGIDILINTVGGASTPPGGALALTEEDWLETLNMNLLGSVRLDKGLLPMMVDQGMGVIIHISSIQRKLPLYETTLAYAASKAALTNYSKGLSKEFSPKGIRVNTIAPGFIQTEAADRMIDRIATVAGSRDAALQELMNSLGGIPIGRPGLPEEVAELAAFLVSERSASITGSEYTIDGGTVPTV from the coding sequence ATGAATTTTGCATCGTATGAGAATGAGTTTCAAGGGAAACGGGCATTGGTTACGGGAGGGACAAAAGGAATGGGGTATGCAATCGTGAAGCGGTTGGCTCAAGCGGGAGCTACGGTGCTTACAACGGCTCGTACAATTCCGACTAACTACGATATTCCCGGAGTCCAATTCATTCAAGCCGATATTACAAAGCCCGAAGGCACTGCGGTTCTTGTCGAGGCCGTTAAAGAGAAGTTAGGCGGTATCGACATTCTGATTAATACTGTCGGAGGCGCCTCTACACCTCCAGGCGGGGCATTGGCCTTAACCGAGGAGGATTGGCTGGAAACGTTGAACATGAATTTGCTTGGTTCTGTCCGTTTGGACAAAGGTTTGCTGCCTATGATGGTAGATCAAGGGATGGGCGTCATCATTCACATAAGCTCCATTCAAAGAAAATTGCCCCTGTACGAAACGACTTTGGCATATGCTGCATCAAAAGCGGCGCTAACCAACTACAGTAAGGGACTGTCAAAAGAGTTCTCGCCAAAAGGAATTCGTGTCAACACGATTGCGCCTGGCTTTATCCAAACAGAAGCAGCAGATCGGATGATTGATCGAATTGCAACGGTCGCCGGTAGCCGTGATGCAGCGTTGCAGGAGCTTATGAACTCGCTCGGAGGCATCCCAATTGGTCGTCCCGGCCTGCCCGAGGAAGTCGCGGAGCTCGCCGCTTTCTTGGTTTCCGAACGCTCAGCCTCGATTACTGGAAGCGAGTATACGATCGATGGCGGTACGGTTCCTACCGTTTAA
- the sigW gene encoding RNA polymerase sigma factor SigW, which produces MISVEARLARLALQGDQRAFAEIVELYQDKLYHMAYRMLYNRQEAEDVVQDVFLRVYKNLERYDATMKFSTWIYRIATNLCIDRLRKRKPVYSLDAESGEHEGLDGYAMIPSDNRTPESELLLSDTQRIIHQAIATLPAKYKSVMVLRYLEELSLQEIGDVLEMPVTTVKTRVHRGREFLRKKLEHKL; this is translated from the coding sequence TTGATATCAGTTGAGGCGAGATTAGCGAGATTGGCGCTGCAGGGCGATCAGCGGGCTTTTGCCGAGATCGTAGAGCTGTATCAGGACAAGCTGTACCATATGGCTTACCGGATGCTGTACAACCGGCAGGAAGCAGAGGATGTTGTGCAGGATGTGTTCCTGCGTGTATATAAGAATTTGGAGCGTTACGATGCAACGATGAAGTTTTCCACCTGGATCTATCGCATCGCAACGAACTTGTGCATAGACCGCCTGCGCAAACGCAAGCCTGTCTATTCGCTTGACGCAGAGTCGGGCGAGCACGAAGGGTTGGACGGATATGCGATGATTCCGAGCGACAACCGGACGCCGGAGAGCGAACTGCTGCTGTCGGACACGCAGCGGATTATTCATCAGGCTATCGCGACGCTGCCGGCGAAATACAAGTCGGTGATGGTGCTCCGTTACCTGGAGGAGCTTTCTCTTCAGGAAATCGGGGACGTGCTCGAAATGCCGGTGACGACCGTGAAGACGAGGGTGCATCGCGGCCGTGAGTTTCTTCGGAAGAAGCTCGAGCATAAGTTATAG
- the glmS gene encoding glutamine--fructose-6-phosphate transaminase (isomerizing): MCGIVGYIGKRDSQDILIEGLKKLEYRGYDSAGIAVFTKNGLEVRKSIGRLANLEEKLDGQPLEGSVGIGHTRWATHGKPSDVNSHPHTDNSHKFSVVHNGIIENYLDLKDELIAKGCKFVSETDTEVISHLVADEYDGDIVKAVQRAVKRMRGAYALGVLTEFEPDRLVAVRFASPLVIGVGKGENFIGSDIPAILEHTRDVYILNDGEMAILTKNSVELMTIEGDFISKEIFHVDWDLETAEKAGFDHFMLKEIYEQPKAYRNTMMGRISDDGRSVVLNEIGMTAEQIRAIRKVHIVACGTAFHAGLIGKTVIENLARIPVETDVASEYRYRSPIITPDTLVIVVSQSGETADTLAALREAKRNGARVLAITNVVGSSVAREADDVIITQAGPEIAVASTKAYTSQLIAFYLLGLFLAETIGTRDSAYVAEVVSAMHELPEQVERILESADVLKQIAESLAKHNNLFFIGRGVDFAVAQEGSLKLKEISYIHSEAYAAGELKHGTLALIEEGIPVISVITQEDLYEKTLSNIKEVKARGAHVLALVNAGNEEEVAKSVDELFSIPKTLPLLAPALSVVPLQLIAYYASLARGNDVDKPRNLAKSVTVE, encoded by the coding sequence ATGTGTGGAATTGTAGGATATATCGGTAAACGGGATTCGCAGGATATTTTGATCGAAGGCTTGAAGAAGCTGGAATACCGCGGTTATGACTCTGCGGGTATCGCCGTGTTCACGAAGAACGGATTGGAAGTACGCAAGTCGATCGGCCGCTTGGCAAACCTGGAGGAGAAACTGGACGGCCAGCCGCTGGAAGGCTCCGTGGGTATTGGCCATACGCGTTGGGCAACGCATGGCAAGCCGTCGGACGTTAACTCCCATCCGCATACGGACAACTCGCATAAGTTCTCCGTCGTGCATAACGGCATCATCGAGAACTACTTGGATTTGAAGGATGAACTGATCGCCAAAGGCTGCAAGTTCGTATCGGAAACGGACACGGAAGTTATCTCCCACCTTGTGGCGGATGAGTACGACGGCGACATCGTGAAGGCTGTCCAGCGTGCGGTTAAACGGATGCGGGGCGCTTACGCGCTTGGCGTATTGACGGAATTCGAACCCGATCGCCTTGTGGCGGTTCGCTTCGCAAGTCCGCTCGTTATCGGCGTCGGCAAAGGCGAGAACTTCATCGGGTCCGACATTCCGGCTATTCTGGAGCATACGCGTGACGTGTATATCTTGAATGACGGCGAAATGGCGATTCTGACGAAGAACAGTGTCGAATTAATGACGATCGAAGGGGATTTTATTTCCAAGGAAATATTCCATGTCGATTGGGACTTGGAAACGGCGGAAAAAGCCGGATTCGATCACTTCATGCTGAAAGAAATTTACGAACAGCCGAAAGCCTATCGCAACACGATGATGGGACGCATCTCGGATGACGGCCGCTCCGTCGTATTGAACGAAATCGGCATGACGGCCGAACAAATCCGCGCGATTCGCAAAGTGCATATCGTCGCTTGCGGAACGGCGTTCCATGCAGGTCTGATCGGTAAAACCGTCATTGAAAACCTTGCCCGCATTCCGGTTGAAACGGACGTGGCGTCGGAATACCGTTACCGCTCGCCGATCATCACGCCGGATACGCTTGTGATCGTGGTCAGCCAATCCGGCGAAACGGCGGATACGCTCGCAGCGCTGCGCGAAGCGAAACGCAACGGCGCTCGCGTGCTGGCAATCACGAACGTCGTCGGCAGCTCGGTAGCCCGCGAAGCGGATGATGTGATCATCACGCAAGCCGGTCCGGAAATTGCAGTCGCTTCGACCAAAGCGTACACGTCGCAGCTGATCGCCTTCTACCTGCTTGGCTTGTTCCTCGCAGAAACGATCGGCACGCGGGATTCGGCCTACGTAGCGGAAGTCGTATCGGCTATGCATGAATTGCCGGAGCAAGTGGAGCGCATCCTGGAAAGCGCGGATGTGTTGAAGCAAATCGCGGAATCGTTGGCGAAGCACAACAATCTGTTCTTCATCGGCCGCGGCGTCGACTTTGCGGTCGCGCAGGAAGGCTCTCTGAAGCTGAAAGAAATCTCGTACATTCACTCGGAGGCTTATGCGGCCGGCGAGCTGAAGCACGGTACGCTGGCGCTGATCGAGGAAGGCATTCCGGTCATCTCGGTTATCACGCAGGAAGATCTGTACGAGAAAACGCTGAGCAACATCAAAGAAGTGAAAGCCCGCGGCGCGCATGTGCTTGCTCTCGTGAACGCAGGCAACGAAGAAGAAGTCGCCAAATCCGTCGACGAGCTCTTCTCGATTCCGAAGACGCTGCCGCTCTTGGCGCCAGCCCTGTCCGTCGTGCCTCTGCAGCTGATCGCGTACTACGCATCCCTGGCTCGCGGCAATGACGTGGATAAACCGCGGAACTTGGCGAAGAGCGTTACGGTGGAGTAG